A region of Moorena producens PAL-8-15-08-1 DNA encodes the following proteins:
- a CDS encoding flagellar assembly protein H encodes MTRFIHDQFAKDYLEELLSQFGECQAPLEIRSEIRQVDVFFAPANQPPTSPEALGLLGKLATTPCLFEPFRNPVTINEIRTCLLKLLEVHTDFIRKGNRENTKLNEENYPKLWILTPTASSAILEGFGAKSDPDYWGEGIYLLPSFQRTGLVVIHKLPKTLDTLWLRMLGRGRVQQQAIDELEALPETNQFRENTLLLLSSLRSNLEVSKDLEEQDRELIMRLSPLLLEKLEAATQSGIEQGIQQGVQQGIEQGIEQGIQQGMQQGLRMERTAIIENLLRVRFNALDDQLRGIIEPMLSLSNQEFSALILQLSQLSREELLARFSD; translated from the coding sequence ATGACCCGATTTATTCACGACCAATTTGCCAAAGATTATTTAGAAGAATTATTATCACAATTTGGGGAATGTCAGGCTCCCCTAGAAATCCGCAGCGAAATCCGACAAGTCGATGTATTTTTTGCCCCAGCCAATCAACCACCAACTTCCCCAGAAGCCTTAGGCTTATTAGGGAAATTAGCTACAACGCCTTGTTTGTTTGAACCCTTTAGAAATCCGGTTACTATTAACGAAATTCGGACTTGCCTACTGAAATTATTAGAGGTACACACAGATTTTATTCGTAAAGGGAATCGAGAGAATACTAAGCTTAATGAGGAGAATTACCCGAAATTATGGATTTTGACCCCGACAGCATCATCGGCAATATTAGAAGGCTTTGGTGCTAAGAGTGATCCGGACTATTGGGGTGAGGGAATTTATTTATTACCCTCATTCCAGAGGACTGGATTAGTCGTAATACATAAATTACCAAAGACCTTAGACACTCTATGGTTGAGAATGTTAGGCAGAGGCAGAGTCCAACAACAGGCCATTGATGAATTAGAAGCACTGCCAGAAACAAATCAATTTCGGGAAAATACGTTATTGTTGTTATCTTCTCTGCGTAGTAACTTAGAAGTAAGTAAAGATTTAGAAGAGCAAGACAGGGAGTTAATTATGCGCTTATCACCACTTTTATTAGAAAAATTAGAAGCTGCTACTCAGTCAGGTATAGAGCAGGGTATACAACAAGGTGTGCAGCAAGGTATAGAACAAGGTATAGAGCAAGGTATACAACAAGGTATGCAGCAGGGTCTGAGGATGGAGCGCACTGCGATTATCGAAAACTTGTTGAGAGTGAGGTTTAATGCACTAGATGACCAACTTAGAGGAATTATTGAACCAATGCTGTCCTTATCTAATCAAGAATTTTCCGCTTTAATTTTACAGTTATCTCAGCTATCCCGTGAGGAATTATTAGCAAGATTCAGTGATTAA
- a CDS encoding peroxiredoxin-like family protein: protein MNPYTILNQTQCQRVSDGVILPLLSGCESATRQLVLVWPQLGDFDSLEYAWWLQREAKKLQGEGIVIRAVGIGNRDSGKRFCNYTGFPGDWLFVSPNAQLHQQLNLYPGLSLKLPGLSISLNTYLNLLLMCAGIGSPGTLAEVFRGYWGDSQAPQLLDDEEVVRGIPLPPIKGSFFRLAGGKGFQRPFELATLRLRNMTEVLSHWNTYVPNGAYLTQRGGTFLFDSQGKLLYEYRDCGLLGFAQNMSRPLSFLLD from the coding sequence ATGAATCCTTACACAATCTTAAATCAGACCCAGTGCCAGCGGGTAAGTGATGGAGTCATCCTGCCACTTCTGAGCGGTTGTGAGTCAGCCACCCGCCAGCTGGTACTTGTCTGGCCCCAACTTGGAGATTTCGACAGTCTCGAATACGCTTGGTGGCTGCAACGGGAAGCAAAAAAGTTACAGGGGGAGGGTATAGTAATACGAGCTGTTGGTATTGGTAATCGCGATTCTGGTAAACGATTCTGTAACTATACGGGGTTTCCTGGGGATTGGTTGTTTGTCTCTCCCAATGCACAGCTGCACCAGCAGCTTAATCTTTATCCAGGACTATCGCTCAAGCTACCAGGGCTCTCAATAAGCCTAAATACCTACTTGAATTTGCTGCTGATGTGTGCGGGTATTGGTAGTCCTGGCACTCTAGCTGAAGTATTTCGAGGCTATTGGGGCGATAGTCAGGCTCCCCAGTTGCTCGATGATGAGGAGGTTGTGCGAGGTATACCACTTCCCCCTATCAAGGGCTCATTCTTCAGGCTGGCTGGTGGCAAAGGTTTTCAAAGACCCTTTGAATTGGCAACCCTGCGGCTGCGGAATATGACAGAGGTTTTAAGCCACTGGAATACTTATGTACCCAATGGGGCTTATCTGACCCAGCGAGGGGGAACCTTCTTATTCGATTCACAGGGAAAATTACTCTACGAATACCGGGATTGCGGGCTCCTTGGCTTTGCTCAGAATATGAGTCGTCCACTGTCGTTTTTATTAGATTAG
- a CDS encoding DUF433 domain-containing protein has translation MVSAPTEEPAIIRTERGLTIAGTRITLYDVMDYLKAQYPQQLICEKLGLNHDQIRSALAYIETHHVEFEAEYQECLQTAKEIRQYWEERNRERFTKIAAMPPKPGQEALRAKLQAWKARIEAQA, from the coding sequence ATGGTCTCAGCACCTACTGAAGAACCAGCAATCATTCGGACAGAGCGGGGATTGACAATCGCAGGTACACGCATCACTCTTTACGACGTGATGGATTACCTGAAGGCTCAGTATCCACAACAGTTGATCTGTGAAAAACTCGGTCTTAATCATGATCAGATTCGTTCAGCGCTAGCCTACATTGAAACTCATCATGTTGAGTTTGAAGCGGAATACCAAGAATGTCTCCAAACAGCAAAGGAAATTCGGCAATATTGGGAAGAGCGAAATCGAGAACGATTTACCAAGATCGCAGCAATGCCTCCGAAGCCAGGTCAGGAAGCCCTCCGTGCAAAACTCCAAGCATGGAAAGCGCGAATTGAAGCCCAGGCATAG
- a CDS encoding DUF5615 family PIN-like protein translates to MNFLIDYNLTGDAVLFWGTLSAEGWLELLPIRFFTFQDADLPMDSSDRAVWHFAQSNQMILITANRNMKGEDSLEQTIREDNTPTSLPILTIGNPDRLDESSYRQKCATRLIEIVLDLENYLGVGRIFIP, encoded by the coding sequence ATGAACTTTCTGATTGACTACAATTTAACTGGCGATGCTGTTCTATTTTGGGGAACACTCTCGGCTGAAGGATGGCTGGAACTGTTACCTATTCGCTTCTTTACATTTCAGGACGCTGACTTGCCAATGGATAGTAGCGATCGCGCCGTTTGGCACTTTGCTCAGAGCAACCAAATGATCCTGATTACCGCTAACCGAAATATGAAGGGAGAAGACTCTCTAGAGCAAACAATTCGTGAGGACAATACACCAACTTCGTTGCCAATTCTGACAATTGGTAACCCAGATCGACTTGACGAGAGTAGTTATCGGCAAAAATGCGCTACCCGATTGATTGAAATTGTGCTTGATCTGGAAAACTACCTGGGAGTCGGTCGAATTTTTATTCCGTAA
- a CDS encoding Uma2 family endonuclease, whose translation MTETIDRVSWIIDDLELLPHSEGTIYEIIDGELFVTRTPHRRHQQICGRIFSYLNNWSESTGNGETIITPGIIFSDADNVIPDVVWVSQERLAQIEDEAGHLTAAPELVVEVISFGKENEKRDREVKVKLYSVQGVKEYWIVDRFRKQVEVYRRDKGKLTLVATLFDQDELTSPLLPNFIVLINRFFPVK comes from the coding sequence ATGACTGAAACGATTGATCGAGTCAGTTGGATAATCGATGATTTAGAACTATTGCCTCACTCTGAAGGGACAATCTACGAAATAATTGATGGAGAATTATTTGTGACTCGAACGCCTCACCGACGACATCAACAAATTTGTGGCAGAATTTTTAGTTATTTGAATAATTGGTCAGAATCAACAGGTAATGGAGAAACCATTATTACTCCCGGAATTATCTTCTCAGATGCCGATAATGTGATTCCTGATGTAGTGTGGGTAAGCCAAGAAAGATTAGCTCAAATAGAAGATGAAGCCGGACATCTGACCGCAGCACCTGAATTAGTGGTGGAAGTAATTTCTTTTGGTAAAGAAAATGAAAAACGCGACCGCGAAGTGAAAGTAAAATTATATTCAGTTCAAGGGGTAAAAGAATATTGGATTGTCGATCGTTTTCGCAAGCAAGTAGAAGTATATCGCCGAGACAAGGGAAAATTAACTCTAGTTGCTACCTTATTTGATCAGGATGAGTTAACTTCTCCATTATTACCAAATTTTATTGTACTAATCAATCGCTTCTTTCCGGTTAAGTAA
- a CDS encoding type II toxin-antitoxin system RelE/ParE family toxin, producing MTFSMQKSALFMRQWRDYAQNYKNRAGVDVAERFIAAVEQALDFIKNNPYACALYDAGEGYEDLQVYQFRKWRLQGFPHAVLFRLEDNATILVEVLYAHKMHIPSRLMSDMEGI from the coding sequence ATGACATTCTCCATGCAAAAAAGTGCCCTGTTTATGCGACAGTGGCGGGACTATGCACAGAATTACAAAAATCGTGCTGGAGTAGATGTGGCCGAACGATTCATCGCCGCCGTAGAGCAAGCCTTGGATTTCATCAAAAACAATCCCTATGCTTGCGCTCTCTACGATGCCGGTGAAGGATACGAGGATCTGCAAGTCTATCAATTCAGAAAATGGCGCTTGCAAGGTTTTCCCCATGCGGTGCTGTTCCGCTTAGAAGATAACGCAACCATCCTGGTGGAAGTCCTGTATGCCCATAAAATGCATATACCATCGCGTCTTATGAGTGATATGGAAGGGATTTAG
- a CDS encoding ribbon-helix-helix domain-containing protein, producing the protein MPSVNNQPPKRINATLPEPLAQFVAEMTGENGLYETPSEFVRDLIRKHMEKTAAAERYAINSLLRQSLQENSYTPLTEDDADTIRHSLS; encoded by the coding sequence ATGCCGTCTGTGAACAATCAGCCCCCCAAACGCATCAACGCTACATTGCCGGAACCGCTAGCGCAATTTGTCGCCGAGATGACAGGAGAAAACGGGCTATACGAAACCCCCAGTGAATTTGTTCGGGATCTCATTCGCAAACATATGGAAAAAACTGCTGCGGCTGAACGATACGCCATAAACAGCTTATTGCGGCAGTCTCTCCAGGAGAACAGTTATACCCCTCTGACAGAGGATGATGCCGACACCATTCGCCATAGCCTCAGTTAA
- a CDS encoding pentapeptide repeat-containing protein has product MKAKEVLRRYAAGKRDFQGVNLRGQSFQGKDLSGADFSYADIQGTNFKKATLTGISLMEA; this is encoded by the coding sequence ATGAAAGCTAAAGAAGTTCTGAGACGATATGCAGCAGGGAAACGGGATTTCCAAGGGGTAAATCTTAGAGGTCAATCGTTTCAGGGGAAAGACCTTTCAGGAGCAGATTTTAGTTACGCTGATATTCAAGGAACGAACTTTAAGAAAGCTACTCTTACCGGGATTAGTTTGATGGAAGCCTAG
- a CDS encoding esterase/lipase family protein, with product MPLPTVILPGYFASASEYRDLEQSLQQLGIAATTVPIRQQDWFPTLGGRSVVPILRKIDQAVKQQLEKHNTSQINLIGHSAGGWIARIYLGEKPYTIHGDVTDDSVGLWNAHSYISTLVTLGTPHLSQERWTKRNLDFVNDNYPGAFHQDVHYICVAGKAIYGKRRLGSWLAYNSYKLTCGEGNCWGDGITPIAAAHLAGATNITLDQVLHSPRRKGLWYGSPEVREAWVKCLG from the coding sequence ATGCCATTACCAACTGTTATTTTACCGGGCTATTTTGCTAGCGCTAGTGAATACCGTGATTTAGAACAATCACTACAACAGCTAGGGATTGCCGCAACTACTGTACCAATACGCCAACAGGATTGGTTTCCTACCCTCGGTGGTCGCTCTGTGGTGCCAATTTTGCGAAAAATCGACCAAGCTGTTAAACAACAGTTGGAGAAGCATAACACGTCACAGATTAATTTAATCGGTCACTCTGCTGGTGGCTGGATTGCCAGGATATATCTAGGAGAAAAGCCTTACACGATTCATGGAGATGTTACTGATGACTCGGTAGGGTTATGGAATGCTCATTCCTATATCTCTACTTTAGTGACTCTGGGTACACCCCATCTCAGTCAGGAACGTTGGACTAAACGCAATCTTGATTTTGTGAATGATAACTATCCAGGGGCGTTTCACCAAGATGTCCATTATATTTGTGTCGCTGGTAAGGCTATTTATGGTAAGCGACGTTTAGGCAGCTGGTTGGCTTACAACAGTTACAAGCTCACTTGTGGAGAAGGGAATTGCTGGGGAGATGGGATTACTCCCATTGCTGCTGCTCATTTGGCTGGAGCCACTAATATTACTCTTGATCAGGTGCTGCATTCTCCAAGAAGGAAGGGGCTTTGGTATGGTTCACCTGAGGTAAGAGAGGCTTGGGTGAAGTGTTTAGGTTGA
- a CDS encoding precorrin-2 C(20)-methyltransferase, translating to MKLGTLYGISVGPGDPDLITLKALRILKQAPVVAFPTGVRGKPGMAQQIVAQWLENHQVQLPLTFPYVQDTAILTQAWQVAAEQVWNYLGLGQDVAFVCEGDVSFYSTFTYLAQMLQQLHPQSLIQTVPGVSSPMATASVLGLPLTIRDQRLVVLPALYNVEELEKVLTWADVVVLLKVSSVYKQVWQVLHRHQLLENAYVVERATLPEQVIYRNLCDRPNLALPYFSLLIVKVNQ from the coding sequence GTGAAACTAGGTACACTTTATGGTATAAGTGTTGGTCCTGGGGATCCTGACCTGATCACCCTCAAAGCACTACGTATATTGAAACAGGCACCAGTAGTAGCCTTTCCTACTGGAGTCCGTGGAAAACCAGGAATGGCTCAACAGATTGTCGCTCAATGGTTGGAGAATCATCAGGTGCAGTTACCCTTGACATTTCCATATGTGCAGGATACCGCTATCTTGACCCAAGCATGGCAAGTTGCTGCTGAGCAAGTCTGGAATTATCTAGGATTAGGGCAAGACGTAGCATTTGTGTGCGAAGGAGATGTGAGTTTTTACAGCACATTTACCTATTTGGCACAGATGCTACAACAGTTGCATCCTCAAAGCCTGATTCAAACTGTACCAGGGGTATCTTCCCCCATGGCTACAGCATCGGTGTTGGGATTACCCTTGACCATTCGTGATCAGCGCCTGGTGGTGCTACCAGCTCTCTATAATGTCGAAGAACTGGAAAAGGTTTTGACTTGGGCAGATGTAGTAGTCCTGCTCAAAGTCAGTTCGGTTTATAAGCAGGTGTGGCAAGTGCTGCATCGACATCAGTTGTTGGAAAATGCCTATGTGGTAGAACGAGCAACTCTACCGGAGCAGGTGATATATCGTAATTTATGCGATCGCCCTAATCTGGCATTACCCTATTTTTCTCTGCTAATTGTTAAGGTAAACCAATAG